The Exiguobacterium acetylicum genome includes a window with the following:
- the parC gene encoding DNA topoisomerase IV subunit A: protein MSNLQNILNLSLEQVVGDRFGRYSKYIIQDRALPDARDGLKPVQRRILYAMHTEGNLFDRAYRKSAKTVGVVIGNYHPHGDSSVYEAMVRLSQEWKLRYPLIDMQGNNGSIDGDSAAAMRYTEARLSKVSSLILDGINKQTVDYTLNFDDTTEEPLVLPSLLPNLLMNGSTGISAGYATEIPPHHAGEVLDAAIGRISGTVQNVDDLLTHMQGPDFPTGGVVQGLDGIKKAFETGRGKVIIRSRSTIETLRGGRQQIVITELPYEVNKANLVKRMEELRLDKKVEGVAEVRDETDRDGLRVVIELKKEADAEGVLHFYLKQTDLQIAYNYNMVAIHERTPRQMGVLTLLDAYLAHVKEVVIRRTAFDLEQAKRRQEVVSALMTAISVLDETLALIRSASNKADAKDKLITRFNFTDRQAEAVVMLQLYRLTNTDIVELQEEAAKLEKEIARLEKILNDEKTRNRLIIKELTVLKEQVADKRRSTIEAEVEELKLKTEVMIAVEETMVFLSKNGYVKRSSLRSFGASNDLPDLKEQDRPLLQGQAMTTDHLIVWTVRGNYLLIPVHQLPDTKWKDGGQHVANLVPLEPGDRVLSADLVRSFDEAQHCLFVTRQGMVKRSKLSDYNAQRKSKPLQGVRLKADDEVLYAQVSTGQTDLFLATQNGFGLWFTEDDVPVVGVRAAGVKAINLKDQDVVAGTIGFKEAPQIVLLTQRGALKKMRLADQFQVSSRALRGLQLLRDLKSKPHQVAALIDVTQAKELVLSGKEQEKTIQIGSLSFLDRLSNGSFAYDEDKFGPLLDWYTR from the coding sequence ATGTCTAATCTACAAAACATCCTGAACCTGTCGCTCGAGCAAGTCGTCGGCGACCGGTTTGGTCGTTATTCGAAATATATCATTCAAGATCGCGCTTTACCGGATGCTCGGGATGGTCTGAAACCGGTACAACGCCGTATTCTCTACGCGATGCATACGGAAGGTAATTTGTTCGACCGTGCTTACCGAAAATCAGCGAAGACGGTCGGTGTCGTCATCGGTAACTACCACCCACACGGTGACTCGTCGGTCTATGAAGCGATGGTCCGTCTGAGCCAGGAGTGGAAACTGCGTTATCCGTTGATCGATATGCAAGGAAACAACGGATCAATCGACGGTGATAGTGCGGCAGCAATGCGGTATACGGAAGCTCGTCTGTCGAAAGTCTCAAGTCTGATTCTCGACGGGATCAACAAACAGACCGTCGATTACACGCTCAACTTCGATGATACGACAGAAGAACCACTCGTCTTACCGTCACTATTGCCGAACTTGCTGATGAACGGTTCGACGGGGATTTCAGCTGGTTACGCAACCGAGATTCCACCGCACCACGCGGGAGAAGTCCTCGATGCTGCGATCGGTCGGATCTCTGGTACGGTCCAGAACGTTGATGACTTGTTGACACATATGCAAGGGCCTGATTTCCCGACCGGTGGTGTCGTCCAAGGGCTTGATGGCATCAAGAAGGCGTTCGAGACAGGACGTGGTAAGGTCATCATCCGTTCGCGCTCAACGATCGAGACACTGCGTGGCGGTCGTCAACAAATCGTCATCACCGAACTGCCGTATGAGGTCAACAAAGCGAACCTCGTCAAACGGATGGAAGAACTCCGTCTCGATAAAAAGGTCGAAGGGGTTGCAGAAGTTCGCGACGAGACCGATCGCGACGGGTTACGGGTCGTCATCGAGTTGAAGAAGGAAGCGGATGCAGAAGGTGTCTTGCACTTCTATCTCAAACAGACGGATTTACAAATCGCTTATAACTACAACATGGTCGCGATTCACGAGCGGACACCACGGCAAATGGGCGTTTTGACGCTGCTCGATGCCTATCTCGCACACGTTAAGGAAGTCGTCATCCGCCGAACAGCGTTTGATCTCGAACAAGCGAAACGTCGTCAGGAAGTCGTCTCTGCTTTGATGACAGCGATCTCTGTCCTCGATGAGACACTTGCCTTGATCCGGTCTGCTTCAAACAAAGCGGACGCAAAGGACAAGCTGATTACGCGGTTCAACTTCACGGACCGTCAAGCGGAAGCCGTCGTCATGCTCCAGCTTTACCGGTTAACGAATACCGATATCGTTGAGTTGCAGGAAGAAGCGGCAAAACTCGAGAAGGAAATTGCTCGTCTCGAGAAGATCCTCAACGATGAAAAGACCCGAAATCGTCTCATCATCAAGGAATTGACGGTCTTAAAAGAACAAGTCGCCGACAAACGTCGTTCGACGATTGAAGCGGAAGTTGAAGAACTGAAGCTGAAGACGGAAGTCATGATCGCCGTCGAGGAAACGATGGTCTTCCTATCGAAAAACGGCTATGTCAAACGTTCGTCACTCCGTTCATTCGGCGCCTCGAACGACTTGCCAGACTTGAAGGAACAAGATCGTCCGTTGCTCCAAGGACAAGCGATGACGACCGATCACTTGATCGTCTGGACCGTTCGCGGGAACTACTTGCTGATTCCAGTCCATCAATTGCCGGATACGAAATGGAAAGATGGCGGTCAACACGTCGCGAACCTCGTTCCACTCGAACCAGGCGACCGAGTTCTCTCGGCAGATCTCGTCCGTTCGTTCGACGAAGCGCAGCATTGTTTGTTCGTCACACGCCAAGGGATGGTTAAACGCTCGAAACTGAGTGACTACAATGCCCAGCGGAAGTCAAAACCGCTCCAAGGCGTCCGTCTGAAGGCAGACGACGAAGTCTTGTATGCGCAGGTCTCGACGGGTCAAACCGACCTCTTCCTCGCGACACAGAACGGCTTCGGTCTCTGGTTCACGGAAGACGACGTCCCAGTCGTTGGTGTCCGGGCAGCTGGTGTCAAAGCGATCAACCTGAAGGATCAGGATGTTGTCGCCGGTACGATTGGCTTTAAGGAAGCACCACAGATCGTTCTCTTGACGCAACGGGGTGCCTTGAAGAAGATGCGCCTCGCGGATCAGTTCCAAGTCTCAAGCCGTGCGCTCCGTGGCTTACAGTTGCTCCGTGATTTGAAATCAAAACCACACCAAGTCGCAGCACTTATTGACGTCACGCAAGCGAAAGAATTGGTTCTCAGCGGGAAAGAGCAGGAGAAAACGATCCAAATCGGCTCTTTATCGTTCCTCGACCGCCTGTCGAACGGTTCGTTCGCCTATGACGAAGATAAATTCGGTCCATTGCTCGATTGGTATACACGATAA
- the parE gene encoding DNA topoisomerase IV subunit B encodes MATDLNNYNDDAIQVLEGLEAVRKRPGMYIGSTDHRGLHHLVYEIVDNAIDEALAGFGEQIDVTIHKDNAITVRDHGRGMPTGMHASGKPTAEVIFTVLHAGGKFGQGGYKTSGGLHGVGASVVNALSTDLKVTIFRNGKQYEQTFENGGIPKTTLVETGTTRQKGTSVYFKPDGSIFSTLTYNYDTLAERLRESAFLLKGLKITLTDERSDKLDIFQYEDGVSEFVQYLNDDKDTLHPTVAFEGTENEIEVDIAFQFTDAYSENVLSFVNNVRTRDGGTHEVGAKTAMTRVMNEYARKNTLLKEKDKNLDGNDIREGLTMIVSIRIPEEFLQFEGQTKSKLGSPEARTSCDAVISRRLSTYLEENPQTATLLIKKAIRAAQAREAARKAREEARNGKKKKRSSILNGKLTPAASKNADKNELFLVEGDSAGGSAKQGRNRTFQAILPLRGKVLNTEKAKLADIMKNEEINTIIHAIGGGVGADFDLSDCNFDKVIIMTDADTDGAHIQVLLLTFFFRYMRPLIDAGKVFVALPPLYRVSKGKGKSEKFEYVWDEETLKKTTKKFGKGYMIQRYKGLGEMNAPQLWETTMDPETRTLIRVTIDDAAVAEKRVSVLMGDNVGHRRTWIEDNVAFGLAEDLSIIENEHVTKESVNEHV; translated from the coding sequence ATGGCGACAGACTTAAATAACTACAATGATGATGCCATACAGGTGCTCGAAGGACTCGAAGCAGTCCGGAAGCGCCCAGGTATGTATATCGGTTCAACCGATCACCGTGGACTTCACCATCTCGTCTACGAGATCGTTGATAACGCTATCGATGAGGCGCTTGCAGGATTCGGGGAACAAATTGATGTAACGATTCATAAAGATAATGCGATTACGGTTCGTGACCATGGACGCGGAATGCCAACAGGGATGCATGCGTCTGGTAAACCAACAGCAGAAGTCATCTTCACGGTTTTACACGCCGGTGGTAAGTTCGGTCAAGGTGGTTACAAGACGTCCGGTGGTTTACACGGCGTCGGGGCGTCGGTTGTTAACGCCTTATCAACGGATTTGAAAGTGACGATCTTCCGTAACGGGAAACAATATGAGCAAACGTTTGAAAACGGTGGGATTCCGAAGACGACGCTGGTTGAAACGGGTACGACGCGTCAAAAAGGAACGAGCGTTTACTTTAAACCAGATGGCTCAATCTTCAGTACGTTGACATACAACTACGATACGCTCGCGGAACGCTTACGCGAATCGGCCTTCTTGCTGAAAGGTCTGAAGATTACGTTGACGGACGAACGGTCCGATAAATTAGATATTTTCCAGTATGAAGACGGTGTCAGTGAGTTCGTCCAGTACTTGAATGATGATAAAGATACGCTTCATCCGACAGTCGCATTCGAAGGAACGGAAAACGAGATCGAAGTCGACATCGCCTTCCAGTTCACGGATGCTTACTCGGAAAACGTTCTTTCGTTCGTCAATAACGTCCGGACACGCGACGGTGGCACACACGAAGTTGGTGCGAAAACCGCGATGACACGTGTCATGAATGAATATGCCCGGAAGAACACGCTTTTGAAGGAAAAGGATAAAAACCTTGACGGGAACGATATCCGCGAAGGGTTGACGATGATCGTCTCAATCCGGATTCCAGAAGAATTCCTCCAGTTCGAAGGACAAACGAAGTCAAAACTCGGTTCACCGGAAGCACGGACGAGCTGTGACGCTGTTATTAGCCGTCGTCTCTCGACGTACTTGGAAGAGAACCCACAAACAGCGACACTGTTGATCAAAAAAGCGATCCGTGCCGCGCAAGCTCGTGAAGCAGCACGCAAAGCGCGCGAAGAAGCACGTAACGGGAAAAAGAAGAAACGTTCGAGCATCTTGAACGGAAAACTGACACCTGCGGCTTCAAAGAACGCGGACAAGAATGAATTGTTCCTCGTCGAGGGTGACTCTGCCGGTGGTTCCGCGAAACAAGGACGAAACCGGACATTCCAAGCGATCCTTCCACTCCGTGGTAAGGTCTTGAACACGGAAAAAGCGAAACTCGCCGATATCATGAAGAATGAAGAGATCAACACGATCATTCACGCGATTGGCGGCGGTGTCGGAGCTGATTTCGACTTGTCAGATTGTAATTTCGACAAAGTCATCATCATGACCGATGCTGATACCGATGGCGCGCACATCCAAGTCTTGTTGCTGACGTTCTTCTTCCGCTACATGCGTCCATTAATCGACGCTGGGAAGGTCTTCGTTGCCTTACCACCGCTCTATCGTGTCTCAAAAGGGAAAGGCAAATCGGAGAAGTTCGAATATGTCTGGGACGAAGAGACGCTCAAGAAAACGACGAAGAAGTTCGGTAAAGGTTATATGATCCAGCGTTACAAAGGACTCGGGGAGATGAATGCACCGCAGCTCTGGGAAACAACGATGGATCCCGAGACACGGACATTGATTCGGGTCACGATTGACGATGCTGCGGTTGCTGAAAAACGCGTATCTGTCCTAATGGGCGATAACGTCGGACACCGCCGGACGTGGATCGAAGACAATGTCGCCTTCGGTCTTGCAGAAGACCTCTCGATCATCGAGAACGAGCACGTGACGAAAGAGAGTGTGAACGAACATGTCTAA
- a CDS encoding CoA-binding protein: MITDQQARQYLKDAKRIAVVGVSSDSGKTANWIADYLVQHGYEVIPVNPTLNEWNGQKVYPTVASIPGHIDIVDVFRRSEFLADVAKDAVAHGDVGMIWNQLGLSSVEAESLALGAGIPYIENRCIKIEHQYL, from the coding sequence ATGATTACCGATCAACAAGCACGTCAATATTTGAAGGACGCAAAACGGATTGCCGTCGTCGGTGTCTCGAGTGATTCCGGGAAGACTGCGAACTGGATTGCGGACTACTTAGTCCAACATGGATACGAAGTCATTCCGGTCAATCCGACGTTAAACGAATGGAACGGTCAAAAAGTCTATCCAACCGTCGCGAGCATTCCAGGACACATCGACATCGTCGACGTCTTCCGTCGCTCTGAGTTTTTAGCGGATGTTGCAAAAGATGCTGTCGCTCATGGTGATGTCGGAATGATTTGGAATCAACTCGGTCTCTCGAGCGTTGAAGCAGAGAGCCTAGCACTTGGTGCTGGTATTCCATATATTGAGAATCGTTGTATCAAGATTGAGCATCAATATCTGTGA
- a CDS encoding tyrosine-type recombinase/integrase gives MSLFKNLGKTIHKTTVSATAPAIPGYERMPRFIQSYLDQLAAKHFSLATMRRYVYDYEAFFQFVATASGEEVTAREIPLEAFVEIDAAGIEAYAEYLALTKQNAPSVINRKLSALQSLFRYLVDTGQLSENPVAKVNRPKQAKREPVYLTKREWDELIQLLPSNVEMNAREASHYERDRVRDVTLFQLLGYSGMRLSEMTQLVWNDVDFHENTLRVIGKGNKERLIPLAKPARIALRKYAIHYQMPTSGAVPVFQKHGKPLSPRAVQHILQRHTERLKPVLPFLERKKITPHKLRHTFATRLATGGVDVLTIQQLLGHESVATTQVYAHIGDSEKKRAVDLFDGER, from the coding sequence ATGAGTTTATTTAAAAACCTAGGAAAAACGATACATAAAACGACCGTTTCGGCTACAGCACCAGCGATTCCCGGTTACGAGCGGATGCCACGCTTCATTCAGTCCTATTTGGATCAGTTAGCAGCAAAACATTTCTCATTAGCAACGATGCGCCGCTACGTCTACGACTACGAAGCGTTCTTTCAATTCGTTGCAACGGCGTCGGGTGAAGAAGTGACGGCGCGCGAGATTCCGCTTGAAGCGTTCGTCGAGATCGATGCAGCGGGGATCGAAGCTTATGCCGAATACCTGGCCTTAACGAAACAAAATGCACCGAGCGTCATCAACCGGAAATTATCAGCATTACAGTCGTTATTCCGTTATTTAGTCGATACAGGTCAACTGTCGGAAAATCCGGTCGCAAAAGTCAATCGACCAAAACAAGCGAAACGGGAACCGGTTTACCTGACGAAACGCGAATGGGATGAATTGATTCAGTTGTTACCTTCGAACGTCGAGATGAATGCCCGGGAAGCATCACATTATGAACGCGATCGCGTCCGTGACGTGACGTTGTTCCAACTGCTCGGTTATAGTGGAATGCGTTTGAGTGAGATGACACAACTCGTCTGGAATGATGTCGATTTCCACGAAAACACACTCCGTGTCATCGGGAAAGGTAATAAAGAGCGACTGATTCCGCTCGCGAAACCAGCCCGGATCGCCTTACGCAAATACGCGATTCATTATCAGATGCCAACGAGCGGCGCCGTGCCTGTCTTCCAAAAACACGGGAAACCACTCAGTCCACGGGCAGTCCAGCATATTTTGCAGCGGCACACGGAACGATTGAAACCGGTCCTGCCCTTTTTAGAACGCAAAAAAATTACACCACATAAACTGCGGCATACGTTTGCGACACGACTTGCGACCGGTGGGGTCGACGTTCTGACGATCCAGCAGCTACTCGGTCACGAATCCGTCGCAACGACACAAGTCTATGCCCATATCGGTGATTCCGAGAAAAAACGTGCCGTCGATTTATTTGATGGTGAACGATAA
- a CDS encoding DEAD/DEAH box helicase: protein MNYGLSERKIKQMSDAYAFRRGKKYVAARKVTLHNYRMGDELIEASVDGEERFTVTVRVKAHGVDAGCNCPSLAMDTSFCGHIVAVLLAMHHVQAHGTPTPLSPQIRPFTAIQVDDAGARHYLRSLTPDRRVAIHFELTGPVVTLKRLTDNQQHQLSLPYFDRLLEQTEYLQRVADVSFSPDLQERIVSGTPIVKLHLDRTAQEVEVRVTFDYGGIQLNPLDETIYAGRDQVTEQSVLRFLREFQATARDSRYIIMSDTAQYAFLRSLLDERVALGHLELFATQAIRTTLPKGPFHPRIEVDVTDRFDWLVFNFSMDGIPEDELKRVLKSLVLQKRYHRLKSGQFVSLETRAFQQLQRVLAQMDASERDLRDGRIVLPAVRNMKHLMGASVLHLHADLLEKWLELKSGQGIRLDLPNSLESRLYPYQRTGIQFLKNLEATGCHGILADEMGLGKTIQAIGYIATIPECRALVVAPASLLRNWEAELKRFLPDRPVHIVTGSQASRLRELEHLPEDTVTIVSYTTLRSDVRRHPMYDVVFFDEAQHLKNPQAQTVSQLRHLQAKRRFALTGTPLENRPRDIWSIFHVLFPELLPDLATFEKWSFDDMQQFIQPFLLRREKQDVLQDLPKKQIEHHYVELGPNQKRLYASYLAKLQLETLQHLDETKREDRLKLLAGLTRLRQICNDPGLFVEGYTGEATKRTRLLSLIAEKRAAGKRILIFSQYTQMLERIRSDLAQRHLPHFLLTGETPLEDRLTLCDRFNDGEVDLFLISLKAGGTGLNLASADTVILFDSWWNPAVEQQAADRAHRLGQQSDVTVIKLLTRGTIEEKMTELQDRKAQMVDAVLTAPDSEALTVKELVHLVETKEEQR, encoded by the coding sequence ATGAATTACGGGCTCAGTGAACGCAAAATCAAACAAATGTCTGATGCCTATGCTTTTCGACGGGGTAAGAAGTATGTCGCTGCCCGAAAGGTCACGTTGCACAATTACCGGATGGGTGACGAACTGATCGAAGCGAGCGTCGACGGCGAGGAACGATTTACGGTCACCGTCCGCGTCAAAGCGCATGGTGTCGACGCCGGCTGTAATTGTCCTTCGCTTGCGATGGATACGTCATTTTGCGGACATATCGTCGCCGTTTTACTGGCGATGCATCATGTACAGGCACACGGGACACCAACCCCGCTGTCACCGCAAATCCGTCCCTTCACGGCGATTCAAGTCGATGACGCCGGCGCGCGCCATTATTTACGCAGTCTTACGCCTGACCGTCGGGTGGCGATTCATTTCGAACTGACCGGCCCCGTCGTGACGCTCAAACGATTGACGGACAATCAACAGCATCAACTGTCCCTGCCCTACTTCGATCGGTTGCTTGAACAGACGGAGTATTTGCAGCGGGTCGCCGATGTTTCGTTCAGTCCTGATTTGCAGGAACGAATCGTCTCCGGAACGCCAATCGTCAAGTTGCATCTTGACCGAACGGCTCAGGAAGTCGAAGTCCGCGTGACATTCGATTACGGTGGTATTCAACTCAACCCTTTGGACGAAACAATCTACGCAGGACGGGATCAAGTAACGGAGCAGAGTGTCTTACGCTTCTTACGAGAATTTCAAGCGACGGCTCGGGACTCACGCTACATCATCATGAGTGACACAGCGCAGTATGCTTTTCTACGGAGTCTGCTAGACGAACGGGTCGCACTCGGTCACTTAGAGTTATTCGCGACGCAAGCGATTCGGACGACATTACCGAAAGGACCATTTCATCCGCGGATCGAAGTCGACGTGACGGACCGATTCGACTGGCTCGTCTTCAACTTTTCGATGGACGGGATTCCAGAAGATGAGCTAAAACGTGTCCTAAAGTCGCTCGTCTTACAAAAACGCTATCACCGCTTGAAATCCGGACAGTTCGTTTCCCTTGAGACACGTGCCTTCCAGCAGTTACAACGGGTCCTCGCCCAGATGGACGCGAGTGAACGAGACTTACGTGACGGGCGGATTGTCTTACCTGCCGTCCGAAACATGAAGCATCTGATGGGTGCCTCTGTCCTCCATCTGCACGCCGATTTGCTCGAGAAATGGCTTGAATTGAAATCGGGACAAGGAATCCGGCTCGACTTGCCGAATTCGTTAGAATCACGACTCTATCCGTATCAACGGACGGGCATTCAATTTCTGAAGAATTTAGAGGCAACAGGGTGTCACGGGATTTTAGCCGATGAGATGGGGCTCGGGAAGACGATTCAAGCGATTGGTTATATAGCAACAATCCCTGAGTGTCGTGCACTCGTCGTCGCACCAGCGTCACTGCTCCGCAACTGGGAGGCAGAACTGAAGCGCTTTTTACCCGATCGACCGGTTCATATCGTGACGGGTTCTCAAGCCAGCCGACTCCGCGAACTGGAGCACTTACCTGAAGATACGGTGACAATCGTCTCCTACACGACGCTTCGAAGCGACGTCCGTCGCCATCCTATGTATGACGTCGTCTTTTTTGACGAAGCCCAGCACTTAAAGAATCCGCAAGCACAAACGGTCAGTCAACTGCGACATCTGCAAGCAAAACGTCGATTTGCCTTAACGGGAACGCCGCTCGAGAATCGTCCGCGTGATATCTGGTCGATCTTTCATGTCTTATTCCCGGAATTACTCCCGGATTTAGCGACGTTTGAGAAGTGGTCGTTTGATGACATGCAACAGTTCATCCAACCGTTCTTATTGCGACGTGAGAAACAAGATGTCTTACAAGACTTACCGAAGAAACAGATCGAGCATCATTATGTCGAGCTCGGACCGAATCAAAAACGGTTATATGCGTCGTATCTCGCCAAACTACAACTCGAGACGCTGCAACATTTAGACGAGACGAAACGCGAAGATCGTTTGAAGTTACTGGCTGGCTTAACGCGGTTGCGGCAAATTTGCAACGATCCGGGATTATTTGTCGAGGGGTACACGGGGGAAGCGACAAAACGAACCCGTCTGCTCTCACTAATTGCCGAAAAACGAGCTGCAGGAAAGCGAATCTTGATTTTCTCGCAGTATACGCAAATGCTCGAGCGTATCCGCTCGGATCTCGCGCAACGTCACCTCCCCCACTTCCTGTTGACGGGCGAGACACCGCTCGAAGACCGGTTAACGTTGTGCGATCGGTTCAATGACGGGGAAGTTGATCTCTTCTTGATTTCCCTTAAGGCAGGTGGAACGGGACTGAACCTCGCGTCCGCTGATACCGTCATTCTCTTTGATAGTTGGTGGAATCCAGCTGTCGAACAACAAGCAGCTGACCGTGCCCACCGGCTTGGACAACAGTCTGACGTAACAGTCATCAAACTGCTGACTCGCGGAACAATCGAAGAGAAAATGACGGAATTACAAGATCGAAAAGCTCAGATGGTCGATGCCGTCCTGACGGCTCCAGACAGTGAGGCCTTGACCGTCAAAGAACTCGTTCATCTCGTAGAAACAAAGGAGGAACAACGGTGA
- a CDS encoding glycerol-3-phosphate acyltransferase, whose product MTLDLLLGYLIGSMLGGTLWKYISRTDLAQVGSGNIGARNAHRAGGIPAFLFVYLFDAAKTVLALHLTDTFYPVVLAVLIGHLFPLFHPRSGGKGYAVFSGIVFAITPWAYLAGLGILGLSYLVTKDSVKAGLIPVVLLPLLPVYFDAGPINILCTVAVSLLVLWAHDALHKPVIT is encoded by the coding sequence GTGACCCTTGATCTCCTGCTTGGTTATCTCATCGGTAGCATGCTCGGTGGTACGCTCTGGAAGTACATCAGCCGCACTGATTTGGCACAGGTCGGATCCGGAAATATCGGCGCCCGCAATGCCCATCGCGCCGGTGGAATCCCGGCCTTTTTATTCGTCTACCTATTTGATGCCGCAAAGACAGTCCTTGCCTTGCATCTAACGGACACGTTTTACCCCGTCGTTCTTGCCGTGCTCATCGGTCACTTGTTTCCGCTGTTTCATCCGCGGAGCGGCGGCAAAGGGTACGCTGTGTTTTCGGGAATCGTCTTTGCCATTACGCCGTGGGCATATCTTGCCGGACTAGGCATACTCGGTCTGTCTTATCTCGTAACGAAAGATAGCGTCAAAGCAGGGCTGATTCCGGTTGTTCTGCTCCCGTTACTCCCTGTCTACTTTGACGCGGGACCCATCAATATCTTGTGTACCGTTGCCGTAAGTCTACTTGTCCTGTGGGCTCATGATGCACTTCACAAGCCAGTCATTACATAA
- a CDS encoding GNAT family N-acetyltransferase: protein MIDFSIATASDAEAIHELNYLTFTEEIPQHQPNTERKRIDRFHDQNTYLIGKEDDRLVAMIAIRKHRPFSLEEKGVTLDETLTDPAEIRLLSVRPEYRNSRTFMQLMRFLMVYLERETIDHVYISGTTREAKLYARFGFTPIAPTLGNGDAQFVPMLLSRATYERSVIADVLRPLHFLAGPVEVAPTVRQAAQQAPRPHRTASMRQLDQDLRGRMRQLLDLPHVSMAVGSGTLTNDIVAQQLSGYGLILNGGEFGQRLIDHAARAGKSFDIHLLPLGHPINVEQLAHQLNETKYDWVWLTHCETSTGVLYDLDAVKELLPQRTALVVDAISAVGTGRFSYAGCTFVTTVSGKAIGGLPGLAFIGHVDRVLPSPSIPRYLDLGLYADGIAFSGSSNLLLACQAALDALDLDQAAIKMTYLEQAVRATGFQLLAQQEAQAPGILTIVHPSATDLGDALRIQGYHVQYASDYLVRNQWLQISTMGQTTIRQMERLIRVLVRENQRINIKNEKNERPLNP, encoded by the coding sequence ATGATCGACTTTTCCATTGCCACCGCTTCGGACGCGGAAGCAATCCATGAACTGAACTACCTCACCTTCACAGAAGAGATTCCGCAACACCAACCGAACACCGAACGGAAACGGATTGACCGGTTTCATGATCAAAATACCTATCTGATCGGCAAGGAAGACGATCGACTCGTCGCGATGATTGCTATTCGGAAGCATCGCCCTTTTTCGCTTGAAGAAAAAGGCGTGACGTTAGACGAGACACTGACAGACCCAGCGGAAATCCGCTTACTCAGCGTTCGACCCGAATACCGCAATAGCCGTACGTTCATGCAATTGATGCGCTTTTTGATGGTCTACTTAGAACGGGAGACGATTGATCATGTCTATATCAGTGGTACAACACGAGAAGCGAAACTATATGCGCGGTTCGGCTTCACACCAATCGCACCGACGCTTGGTAATGGAGATGCTCAGTTCGTACCGATGTTGTTGTCGCGCGCGACATACGAACGATCCGTCATCGCGGACGTCTTACGTCCCCTACATTTTCTCGCGGGACCAGTCGAAGTCGCGCCGACGGTTCGCCAAGCGGCGCAACAAGCACCACGCCCACATCGAACAGCATCGATGCGACAACTTGATCAAGACTTACGCGGTCGAATGCGTCAGTTGCTGGATCTCCCGCATGTCTCAATGGCTGTCGGTAGCGGCACCCTTACGAACGATATCGTGGCGCAACAACTCAGCGGATATGGGTTGATCCTAAACGGCGGTGAGTTTGGTCAACGTTTGATTGATCACGCGGCACGTGCCGGGAAGTCATTTGATATCCACCTGCTTCCGCTTGGTCATCCAATCAACGTGGAACAACTTGCACATCAATTGAATGAGACGAAGTATGACTGGGTCTGGTTAACGCATTGTGAGACGTCGACGGGTGTCCTCTATGACCTCGATGCGGTAAAAGAGCTGCTACCTCAACGAACCGCACTCGTTGTGGATGCAATCAGCGCCGTTGGGACCGGTCGTTTTTCATACGCTGGCTGCACTTTCGTCACGACCGTTTCCGGAAAAGCGATTGGGGGATTACCAGGTCTTGCGTTCATCGGGCACGTAGATCGCGTCTTACCTTCTCCATCTATTCCACGTTATCTGGATCTCGGTCTATATGCGGATGGGATTGCTTTTTCTGGCTCCTCGAATCTGTTGCTCGCTTGTCAGGCAGCACTGGATGCTCTCGATCTTGATCAAGCCGCAATCAAGATGACCTATCTCGAGCAAGCCGTCCGCGCAACTGGCTTTCAATTGCTTGCTCAACAAGAAGCACAAGCACCAGGCATTCTAACGATCGTCCATCCGTCAGCAACTGATTTAGGCGATGCTCTGCGGATTCAGGGTTATCATGTTCAATACGCAAGCGACTATCTTGTTCGCAATCAGTGGCTCCAAATTTCGACGATGGGACAGACGACGATACGGCAAATGGAACGTCTCATCCGTGTGTTAGTCCGTGAAAATCAACGAATCAACATAAAAAACGAAAAAAACGAAAGACCTCTCAACCCTTGA